A DNA window from Actinokineospora baliensis contains the following coding sequences:
- a CDS encoding S8 family peptidase, with protein sequence MFLRSQLRRAVITAAVGACAVVGLTAPATAAPATPATAQAGLRSYLVITAPNNTAGAKSAVATNGGTVYASYDVIGVVVAHSTATDFATKMRAVSGVQQVGATRTSDLPAQVSNPPIPASPTQTTPTAAETSRVDMTQIKADQAWAITTGSPSVTVGVLDTGVDDQHYDLKANFDASKSASCAYGKLDTRVGSWRPEGTHGTHVAGTIAAAKNGKGMVGVAPSVKIASVRIAETPSGLFFAENTICAFVFSGDQGFKITNNSYYTDPWLFNCPNNVDQAAILEGVKRATAYAEGKGVLNVVAAGNENINLANKTTDTSSPNDSTPASRPVTTACLAVPNELPGMVTVSSINSSNVKSSFSNFGTDKIAVTAPGDNVYSTLPGGTYGNSSGTSMATPHVAGVAALMLSVNPSLTPAQVRARLAAEADDLACSDSRCAGTTAKNNFYGEGRVDAKDAVGGTTPGTTFENPTDVQIPDAGAAVSSPITVTGIPGNAPATLKVDVNVVHTYRGDVVVDLVAPDGSTYRLKGASTNDSADNIVATYTVNASTEVANGTWNLKVQDLYRSDVGYLNSWKLTF encoded by the coding sequence GTGTTCCTGCGTTCCCAGCTCCGCCGGGCGGTCATCACCGCCGCGGTCGGGGCCTGTGCCGTGGTCGGGTTGACCGCCCCGGCCACCGCCGCCCCCGCCACGCCAGCGACCGCTCAGGCCGGTCTGCGCTCGTACCTCGTGATCACCGCGCCGAACAACACCGCGGGCGCCAAGTCGGCCGTCGCCACCAACGGCGGTACCGTCTACGCCTCCTACGACGTGATCGGCGTCGTCGTCGCGCACTCCACGGCCACCGACTTCGCCACCAAGATGCGCGCGGTCAGCGGCGTCCAGCAGGTCGGCGCGACCAGGACCAGCGACCTGCCCGCCCAGGTCAGCAACCCGCCGATCCCCGCGTCGCCCACCCAGACCACGCCGACCGCCGCCGAGACGAGCCGGGTCGACATGACCCAGATCAAGGCCGACCAGGCGTGGGCGATCACCACCGGCTCGCCGTCGGTCACCGTCGGCGTCCTGGACACCGGTGTCGACGACCAGCACTACGACCTCAAGGCGAACTTCGACGCCTCGAAGTCGGCTTCGTGCGCCTACGGCAAGCTCGACACCCGAGTCGGCTCGTGGCGGCCTGAAGGCACGCACGGCACCCACGTGGCGGGCACCATCGCCGCGGCCAAGAACGGCAAGGGAATGGTCGGTGTCGCGCCGAGCGTGAAGATCGCTTCGGTCCGCATCGCGGAGACCCCGAGCGGCCTGTTCTTCGCCGAGAACACCATTTGCGCCTTCGTGTTCTCCGGCGACCAGGGCTTCAAGATCACCAACAACAGCTACTACACCGACCCGTGGCTGTTCAACTGCCCCAACAACGTCGACCAGGCCGCGATCCTGGAGGGCGTGAAGCGGGCGACCGCCTACGCCGAGGGCAAGGGCGTGCTCAACGTCGTCGCCGCGGGCAACGAGAACATCAACCTGGCGAACAAGACCACCGACACCTCCAGCCCCAACGACTCGACGCCCGCGAGCAGGCCGGTCACCACCGCCTGCCTCGCCGTGCCGAACGAGCTGCCCGGCATGGTCACCGTGTCGTCGATCAACTCCTCCAACGTCAAGTCGTCGTTCTCCAACTTCGGCACCGACAAGATCGCCGTGACCGCCCCGGGCGACAACGTGTACTCCACGCTGCCCGGCGGCACCTACGGCAACTCCTCCGGCACCTCGATGGCCACCCCGCACGTCGCGGGCGTCGCCGCGCTCATGCTCAGCGTCAACCCGTCGCTGACCCCGGCCCAGGTCCGCGCCAGGCTCGCCGCCGAGGCCGACGACCTCGCCTGCTCCGACAGCCGCTGCGCCGGCACCACCGCCAAGAACAACTTCTACGGCGAGGGCCGGGTCGACGCCAAGGACGCCGTCGGCGGCACCACCCCCGGCACCACCTTCGAGAACCCGACCGACGTGCAGATCCCGGACGCGGGCGCCGCGGTCAGCAGCCCGATCACGGTCACCGGCATCCCCGGCAACGCCCCCGCCACGCTCAAGGTGGACGTGAACGTGGTGCACACCTACCGGGGTGACGTCGTGGTCGACCTGGTCGCCCCGGACGGTTCCACCTACCGCTTGAAGGGCGCCTCCACCAACGACTCGGCCGACAACATCGTGGCCACCTACACGGTGAACGCCTCGACGGAGGTCGCGAACGGCACCTGGAACCTCAAGGTGCAGGACCTCTACCGCTCCGACGTCGGTTACCTGAATTCCTGGAAGCTGACCTTCTAG
- a CDS encoding MBL fold metallo-hydrolase: MKVTHLGHACVLLETGSARLLIDPGVWSLDFEDLRDLDGVLITHQHLDHIDPVRLPSLMAANQHAELVIDPGTTAEVEKLGLPARVANVGDVIELAGAKVTAVGGVHALIHADIEVPPNLGYVVDDGAFYHPGDSLHVPEQDIAILGLPLDAPWLRLGEAVDFYRAVNPKVALPIHEQTASQKGIDIAHYRFRSLGPEGARFEVPPVGTTIEVN, encoded by the coding sequence GTGAAGGTGACACACCTCGGGCACGCGTGCGTGCTGCTGGAGACCGGTTCCGCCCGCCTGCTCATCGACCCGGGCGTCTGGTCGCTCGACTTCGAGGACCTGCGCGACCTCGACGGCGTCCTCATCACCCACCAGCACCTCGACCACATCGACCCCGTGCGGCTGCCCTCTCTCATGGCTGCGAACCAGCACGCGGAACTCGTCATCGACCCCGGCACCACCGCGGAGGTCGAGAAGCTCGGCCTCCCCGCGCGCGTAGCCAACGTCGGCGACGTCATCGAGCTCGCTGGCGCCAAGGTCACCGCAGTCGGTGGTGTGCACGCTCTTATCCACGCCGACATAGAGGTCCCGCCCAACCTCGGTTACGTGGTCGACGACGGCGCCTTCTACCACCCCGGCGACTCCCTGCACGTCCCCGAGCAGGACATCGCCATCCTCGGCCTGCCCCTCGACGCCCCCTGGCTCCGGCTCGGCGAGGCGGTCGACTTCTACCGCGCCGTCAACCCGAAGGTCGCCCTGCCGATCCACGAGCAGACCGCCAGCCAGAAGGGCATCGACATCGCGCACTACCGCTTCCGCTCGCTGGGGCCCGAGGGTGCCCGGTTCGAGGTCCCGCCGGTCGGTACCACGATCGAGGTCAATTAG
- a CDS encoding aldehyde dehydrogenase family protein, producing MTFESRNPATDEVVGTYPVHSATEVASAVAGARAAAAWWAGLGFAGRAERLNRWKVALTRRSAELAEVVRAETGKPRADAMLEIVLAIDHTAWAARNAPRVLGRKRRSPGLLMANQAATVEYHPLGVVGVIGPWNYPVFTPMGSIAYALAAGNAVVFKPSEYTPGVGRWLVDSFASVVPEQPVLQLLTGFGETGAALCRSGVDKIAFTGSPGTGKKIMATCAETLTPVLIEAGGKDALLVDADADIAAAADAAVWGGISNAGQTCVGIERVYVHTQVYDEFVAAVVTKARSVEVGSQIGPITMPAQVDIIRGHIADALSRGGRALVGGEGSGRFVEPTVLVDVPDDSTAIREETFGPTLTVTRVESMDEAIAKANDTRYGLGGAVFSRANGTALARRLRSGMVSINSVISFAGIPSLPFGGVGDSGFGRIHGPEGLREFARPQAVTRQRFRAPLVLTTFARSKKVDDRVAKLISLLHGRR from the coding sequence ATGACGTTCGAGTCGCGCAACCCGGCCACCGACGAGGTCGTCGGCACGTACCCGGTGCATTCAGCCACCGAAGTGGCCTCGGCGGTCGCCGGTGCCCGAGCGGCCGCGGCGTGGTGGGCCGGGCTGGGGTTCGCCGGTCGAGCGGAGCGATTGAACCGGTGGAAAGTGGCGTTGACCAGACGATCGGCCGAGTTGGCCGAGGTCGTGCGCGCCGAGACGGGCAAGCCGCGCGCGGACGCGATGCTGGAGATCGTCCTGGCCATCGACCACACGGCGTGGGCGGCACGCAACGCGCCACGGGTGCTCGGCCGCAAGCGCCGGTCACCGGGGCTGCTGATGGCGAACCAGGCAGCCACCGTCGAGTACCACCCGCTGGGCGTGGTCGGCGTGATCGGGCCGTGGAACTACCCGGTGTTCACGCCGATGGGGTCGATCGCGTACGCCCTGGCCGCGGGGAACGCGGTGGTGTTCAAGCCGAGCGAGTACACGCCGGGGGTGGGGCGGTGGCTGGTGGACTCGTTCGCCTCGGTCGTGCCGGAACAGCCGGTGCTCCAGTTGCTGACCGGGTTCGGGGAGACCGGGGCCGCGCTGTGCCGGTCCGGAGTGGACAAGATCGCGTTCACCGGGTCGCCCGGCACCGGCAAGAAGATCATGGCGACCTGCGCGGAAACGCTGACCCCGGTGCTGATCGAGGCGGGCGGGAAGGACGCGCTGCTGGTCGACGCGGACGCCGACATCGCTGCTGCTGCGGACGCCGCAGTGTGGGGCGGAATCTCCAACGCCGGGCAGACGTGCGTAGGCATCGAGCGGGTCTATGTGCACACGCAGGTCTATGACGAGTTCGTAGCTGCTGTGGTGACGAAAGCTCGTAGTGTCGAGGTGGGATCACAGATCGGGCCGATCACCATGCCCGCGCAGGTGGACATCATCCGCGGCCACATCGCCGACGCCCTGTCCCGAGGGGGCCGAGCGCTGGTAGGCGGCGAAGGGTCGGGCCGGTTCGTAGAGCCAACTGTCCTAGTGGACGTACCCGACGATTCCACCGCGATACGCGAAGAGACGTTCGGACCGACTCTTACGGTCACTCGAGTCGAGTCGATGGACGAGGCCATCGCTAAGGCCAACGACACCCGCTATGGCCTCGGTGGCGCTGTCTTCTCTCGTGCCAACGGAACCGCGCTAGCCCGCCGCCTGCGCTCCGGCATGGTGTCGATCAACTCGGTCATCAGCTTCGCGGGCATCCCCTCCCTGCCCTTCGGCGGCGTAGGCGACTCGGGCTTCGGCCGGATCCACGGGCCAGAGGGTCTTCGTGAGTTCGCCCGCCCTCAAGCCGTGACCCGGCAGCGCTTCCGCGCGCCCCTGGTACTCACGACCTTCGCGCGGTCCAAGAAGGTCGATGACCGTGTCGCCAAGCTGATCAGCCTCCTACACGGACGCCGGTAA